The DNA region CGATCGACCTGGAGCTGGACTGCACCGATCTGCCGTGCCCCCGGCCGATCATCGAGCTCGCCCGAGCGCTGCCCCGGGTCGAGGTGGGCGGTGTGCTCGCCGTGCTCGCCCGCGACCCGGCGGCGCGGCACGACGTGCCGGCCTGGTGCCGGATGCGGGAGCAGGAGTACCTGGGCGAGGAGACGGCCGCGGACGGCACGCCGCGCTACGTCGTACGACGCCGCGGCTGAGGCCGCGCCGGTGACCGGACGCGGGTCAGCCGAGCAGGTGCGGGGTGATCTCGTCGCCGGCCTCGGCGCCGTAGGAGTCACGCACCCGGGCCACGAACGCCTCCGGGGTGAAGGAGTACTCCTGGGTGCCGACGGTCTCGACCACGTAGGCGGCGAGCACGCAGCCCACCTGGGCCGCACGCTCCAGGCCGGTCCCCCAGCTCAGCGCCCCGAGGAAGCCGGCGCGGAACGCGTCGCCCACCCCGGTCGGCTCCACCGCCGGCACGTCCTTGGCGGCAGCGACCTCGATCCGGAGTCCGTCCCGGTCCTGCACGCGCACCCCGTCCTTGCCGAGCGTGGTCACCTGGAATCCGACCCGGTCGAGCACCTCCGCCGCGCTCCACCCGGTCTTCTTCTCGATCACGTGGGACTCGTACTCGTTGGAGAACAGGATCGCCGCGCCGTCGATCAGGTCGCGGATCAGCTCGCCGTCACCGAAGGCGAGCTGCTGGGAGCAGTCGGCGATGAACCGGTAGCCGCGCTGCCGGCACTCCGCCGTGTGCCGCTGCATGGCGTCGGGGTCGTCCGCACCGATCAGCACGTACGCCGGGTCCCCCACCCGGGCCGCGATCGGAGCGAGCTCGATCAGCCGCGCCTCGCTCATCGCGCCGGGGTAGAACGAGGCGAACTGGGCCATCGTGGAGTCGGTGGTGCAGACGAACCGCGCGGTGTGCTTCGCGTCGGAGATGTGGACCGACTCGCAGTCGACGCCGTGCCGCTCCAGCCAGGAGCGGTAGTCGGCGAAGTCCTCGCCCGCTGCGCCCACCAGCACCGGCCGCAGGCCGAGGCGCCCCAGGCCGAAGCACATGTTGGCGGCCACCCCGCCGCGGCGGATCTCCAGGTCGTCGACGAGGAACGAGACCGAGAGCTTGTCCAGCTGGTCCACGACCAGCGAGTCCGAGAACCTCCCGGCGAACGTCATCAGGTGGTCGGTGGCGATGGACCCGGCGATCAGCAGGGCTCCCGGGCGGCCGGTGTCGGAGTGAGTCACGACATCGGAGACTACCGACCGGTACCTCTGGGTCTACCTGGCGGTAACGCCTAGCGTCGTGGCATGACCCAGTACGAGGAGATGGCGCCCCACGCCCAGCTCCGCGCCGACTGCGAGGCGGTCAACCGACGTCTCGCCGTGGCCGAGGCTCGCGCCGTCCGCCCCGCCCCAGCATCCACTTCGACGAGTACCCGCGCGAGGTCCCCAAGCGCGACATCGAGATCTCCGAGGCTGCGCAGCGCCTGGCCAACGCCCTGCACCTGCACCTCGACTGACCCCCGCGCCGAGCGGCCCGACCCTCCCTCCCTCCCCGGGTCGGCCTCCCGCCGATCCACCGGGCCGCACGGAGGTGGGAAACAGAACGAGCGGCCGTCCTCTCGGACGGCCGCTCGTTTGCTGCGCTGACCCTGTCGCGCGGATCGCGCCCGGGGACTCAGTGGAAGGAGTCGCCGCAGGCGCAGGAGCCGGTCGCGTTGGGGTTGTCGATCGTGAAGCCCTGCTTCTCGATGGTGTCGACGAAGTCGATCATCGCGCCGTTGAGGTACGGCACGCTCATCCGGTCGACGACCACCGCGACACCGTCGAAGTCGGTGACGACGTCACCGTCGAGGGTGCGCTCGTCGAAGAACAGCTGGTAGCGAAGACCGGAGCAGCCGCCGGGCTGCACCGAGATCCGCAGCTGGAGGTCGTCGCGACCCTCCTGCTCCAGCAGGCTCTTCACCTTGGTGGCTGCCACCGAGCTGAGGTTGATCTGATCCTCACGGCGGTCCACCTCGACCGGGGCGGCGACCGTGGTGGTCGCGCCGGGGGCCTCGTGGCTGTGGCCGCTGCCGCAGCCGCACTGGTCGCTCATGCTCACTCCCGGTTGTTCGACGTCTCGTGCCAGGCCAGAACGCGGCCTGTCGAGTAGTTGCAATGGTCGCACACGAGCGGTTATTCCCGCAGCCGGCACGGAACGCCGCGCGGCCTCCCCGCAGCGCCGCGACTCACCACACCAGGACCGGCTTGATCACCCTCCCCGCGCTCGCGTCGGCCACCGCGTCGGCGATCCGCGCGAACGGATACGTGGTCACCAGGTGGTCGACGTCGAACCGGCCGGAGGCGCGCAGCTCGATCAGCTCGGGGATCGTGGTCAGCGGGTCCGCCTCGCCCTCGATCGAGGATCGGATCACCTTGCCGCTCTGCAGCAGGTCGATGGCGTCGATCGTGTACTCCGGGGCTCCCAGGCCGAGCACCACCAGCATCCCCTGGGCCCGCAGGGCGTGCTGCGCCTGCAGCACCACGGTCGGGATCGCCGTGGTGTCGATGCAGTACGTCGCGCCGCCACCGGTGGCCGCCTTCACCTGCTCTTCGATCGGCGCCACCCCGTCGGTCCCGGCGCCGGTCGGGTCGAGCGCGAGGGCGCCGTACCGCTCCGCGGCGGAGCGGCGGTCCGCCGACGGGTCGACCGCGACGATCGTCTCCACACCGGCACCGGCGGCAGCGGCGACGGCGGCCAGGCCGACGGCCCCGGTGCCGAAGACCGCGAGGCTCTCCCCCGGCTGCGGGTCCAGGACGTTGAGCACCGTGCCGGCGCCGGTCTGGAAGCCGCAGGCGAACGGAGCGAGCCTGGTCAGGTCCAGCGCCTTGTCCACCACCACGCAGTTGTCGGCGTAGACCAGGGCGTGACGCGCCAGGCTGGACTGGCCGAAGAAGTTGCCGAAGACGGTCTGGCTCTGCCCGTCCTCTCCCGCGCGCTTCATCGTGGTCGACCCGTCGGCGCGCATCCCCATGTAGTTCAGCAGGAGCGACTGCTCGCAGTAGCCGACGTCGCCGCGGCGACACGCCTCGCAGTCGCGGCAGGAACGGAACGAGAGCACCACGTGGTCGCCGGCCTCGATGCCGCTCACCTCGGCTCCCACGGCCTCGACCACTCCGGTGCCCTCGTGGCCCATCACGGTCGGGAACATCTCCGGCGGCAGCATGGTCGGCACGGTCAGGTCGGTGTGGCACAGGCCGGTGGCCACGA from Nocardioides sambongensis includes:
- a CDS encoding NAD(P)-dependent alcohol dehydrogenase; protein product: MKTTVALIAEPGGGFDLTEVDLEEPRADEVLVRIVATGLCHTDLTVPTMLPPEMFPTVMGHEGTGVVEAVGAEVSGIEAGDHVVLSFRSCRDCEACRRGDVGYCEQSLLLNYMGMRADGSTTMKRAGEDGQSQTVFGNFFGQSSLARHALVYADNCVVVDKALDLTRLAPFACGFQTGAGTVLNVLDPQPGESLAVFGTGAVGLAAVAAAAGAGVETIVAVDPSADRRSAAERYGALALDPTGAGTDGVAPIEEQVKAATGGGATYCIDTTAIPTVVLQAQHALRAQGMLVVLGLGAPEYTIDAIDLLQSGKVIRSSIEGEADPLTTIPELIELRASGRFDVDHLVTTYPFARIADAVADASAGRVIKPVLVW
- a CDS encoding sulfurtransferase TusA family protein codes for the protein MSGLPEPSARAPIDLELDCTDLPCPRPIIELARALPRVEVGGVLAVLARDPAARHDVPAWCRMREQEYLGEETAADGTPRYVVRRRG
- the erpA gene encoding iron-sulfur cluster insertion protein ErpA, which produces MSDQCGCGSGHSHEAPGATTTVAAPVEVDRREDQINLSSVAATKVKSLLEQEGRDDLQLRISVQPGGCSGLRYQLFFDERTLDGDVVTDFDGVAVVVDRMSVPYLNGAMIDFVDTIEKQGFTIDNPNATGSCACGDSFH
- a CDS encoding carbohydrate kinase family protein, with translation MTFAGRFSDSLVVDQLDKLSVSFLVDDLEIRRGGVAANMCFGLGRLGLRPVLVGAAGEDFADYRSWLERHGVDCESVHISDAKHTARFVCTTDSTMAQFASFYPGAMSEARLIELAPIAARVGDPAYVLIGADDPDAMQRHTAECRQRGYRFIADCSQQLAFGDGELIRDLIDGAAILFSNEYESHVIEKKTGWSAAEVLDRVGFQVTTLGKDGVRVQDRDGLRIEVAAAKDVPAVEPTGVGDAFRAGFLGALSWGTGLERAAQVGCVLAAYVVETVGTQEYSFTPEAFVARVRDSYGAEAGDEITPHLLG